The Lutra lutra chromosome 10, mLutLut1.2, whole genome shotgun sequence genome contains a region encoding:
- the RNASEH2C gene encoding ribonuclease H2 subunit C yields MESSDEVAVEKCRVHLRPGTLRDAACATLHLLPCEVQVNGPAPVERFFTPAIRQGPDGLEVSFRGRRLRGEEVVVPPGLVGYVTVMEEKGEVPVGKDFSEGSSNEDEREEQKLTEPPEALERDFDQFFGATASFSRFTLWGLETIPGPDAKVRGALTWPSLAAAIHAQVPED; encoded by the exons ATGGAAAGCAGCGACGAGGTGGCGGTTGAGAAGTGCCGCGTCCACTTGCGCCCTGGCACGCTGCGCGACGCCGCCTGCGCCACGCTGCATCTTCTGCCCTGCGAGGTTCAGGTTAACGGGCCCGCCCCGGTGGAGCGCTTCTTCACCCCAGCCATCCGCCAGGGTCCGGATG GACTCGAAGTGTCATTTCGGGGCCGCAGACTACGGGGCGAGGAGGTGGTGGTGCCGCCTGGCCTCGTGGGATACGTGACGGTgatggaagaaaagggagaggtgcCGGTGGGGAAGGATTTCTCGGAAGGTTCGTCGAATGAAGATGAGCGAGAGGAGCAGAAGCTGACGGAGCCCCCCGAGGCGCTGGAGCGGGACTTT GACCAGTTTTTCGGAGCTACTGCCAGTTTCAGCCGCTTCACACTGTGGGGCCTGGAAACCATCCCTGGTCCGGATGCCAAAGTGCGCGGGGCCCTAACCTGGCCCAGCCTCGCTGCAGCG ATTCACGCACAGGTGCCTGAGGACTGA
- the AP5B1 gene encoding AP-5 complex subunit beta-1, whose amino-acid sequence MGPLSRETWAQRLGAFRASPSAFMAGPEGEDLGRDLLSELRSEKLSEQTKVSLLALSLEYPAQLWPDAAAAEAAATSLLDTLVLLPPRPSALRRPLLLAATTALAAGDALGPTSGASRRLLPLLLGLALGRDLGRGFGPASELRPLQATACECLRELESCKPGLLGGCLGLLRPLLGQEGPVQPLSLLLALALRNALVIRAKAKAGLQGLLVAGDAPTTGGPWNWALAEEGDAHEEPQAPSWPAAAEEECGLAVLDPSPEEARELRAAVAQLLDSSYLLTPVAQAQLLWLLGWALRGLRGQPPVLFKPQLVRLLGTVQLALLHAVLALKAAFGEALFTAQDEALLLRRLTLAAQHPALPLPAHLFYLHCLLRFPENCPLGPAGEEAAPLLLGPRLGRGLLPSLLHDPMALLARLHLLCLLCAEDEEKEEKGQDWSPQHYLGELLAGLRQRAALDGGPRALAALCFQASYLVVRCLATQPLVLTPLTHGLAELYRARPALAPHFVDLLDRVGPELGEPLRVVLRQEVVSRPGRDEALRWHLKILAKVADGNAPSATLGFLRAAAAHCTDWGLQQALLRVCRTSMRVGVREGLTDLLQALARRLEDPDGRDHARLYYILLAHLAGPKLGVALGPSLAAPALTSSLVAENQGFAAVLMVQEAPAPIRLRVGPRRAAGPGPVLQLQVEVLEPVFSLELRFRVQGQLYAPLDAVHVPCLRPGRPCRPLLLPLQPRLPAPTQLGVRALYATPAGLTCHAHLPPVPVNFEDLFLPFPQVPEDRDKQGFFEELWDSCLPKGAESRLWCPLGPQGLEALVSRHLEPFVVVAQPPTSYHVAIRLPPDSRLLLRLEVAQADGVPVALRTDDWAVLPLAGDYLRGLSAAG is encoded by the exons ATGGGACCCCTGAGCCGGGAAACCTGGGCCCAGCGCCTGGGCGCCTTCCGGGCCAGCCCGTCCGCCTTCATGGCCGGTCCCGAGGGTGAGGATCTGGGTCGTGACCTGTTGAGCGAACTGAGAAGTGAGAAGCTGAGCGAACAGACCAAG GTTTCCTTGCTGGCTCTGAGCCTGGAGTACCCAGCCCAGCTGTGGCCGGACGCCGCTGCAGCCGAGGCAGCCGCCACCTCGTTGTTGGACACCCTGGTCCTTCTGCCCCCACGGCCCTCAGCCCTGCGGCGGCCCCTGCTGCTGGCGGCCACCACAGCCCTGGCGGCTGGAGACGCGCTGGGCCCCACCTCGGGAGCCTCCCGCCGGCTCCTGCCACTACTTCTTGGCTTGGCTTTGGGCCGCGATCTGGGGCGAGGCTTTGGCCCCGCCTCAGAGCTGCGCCCCCTGCAGGCCACGGCGTGTGAGTGCCTGCGGGAGCTGGAGAGCTGCAAGCCTGGGCTGctggggggctgcctggggctgctTCGGCCCCTGCTAGGGCAGGAAGGCCCGGTCCAGCCGCTCAGCCTGCTGCTGGCACTCGCTCTGCGCAACGCCTTGGTGATACGGGCCAAGGCCAAGGCCGGCCTGCAGGGCCTGCTTGTGGCTGGAGATGCGCCCACCACAGGTGGTCCCTGGAACTGGGCACTAGCTGAGGAGGGGGATGCCCACGAGGAGCCCCAGGCACCCAGCTGGCCGGCGGCCGCAGAGGAGGAGTGTGGCCTTGCAGTGCTGGATCCCAGTCCTGAGGAGGCCCGGGAGCTGCGGGCTGCTGTGGCCCAGCTTCTGGACTCCTCCTACCTACTCACTCCTGTGGCTCAGGCCCAGCTTCTgtggctgctgggctgggctctgcGGGGTCTCCGGGGACAGCCGCCAGTGCTCTTCAAGCCACAGTTGGTACGGCTGCTGGGCACGGTCCAGCTGGCACTCCTGCATGCCGTGCTGGCACTCAAGGCGGCCTTTGGTGAAGCCCTGTTCACAGCCCAGGATGAGGCCCTGCTGCTCCGCAGGCTCACCTTGGCGGCCCAGCACCCCGCCCTGCCCCTACCTGCCCACCTCTTTTATCTGCATTGCCTGCTGAGATTCCCTGAGAACTGCCCACTAGGCCCTGCAGGGGAGGAGGCCGCCCCCCTGCTGCTGGGGCCCCGGCTGGGCCGCGGCCTCCTGCCCAGTCTCCTCCATGACCCGATGGCTCTCCTGGCCCGCCTGCACCTGCTGTGCCTGCTCTGTGCcgaagatgaagaaaaggaggagaaaggccaGGACTGGAGTCCCCAGCATTACCTAGGGGAGCTGCTGGCTGGCCTGCGCCAGAGGGCAGCCTTGGATGGGGGTCCCCGGGCCTTGGCTGCTCTCTGCTTTCAGGCCTCCTACCTGGTCGTTCGCTGCCTAGCCACGCAACCTCTGGTGCTGACGCCCTTGACCCACGGGCTGGCCGAGCTATACCGAGCCCGGCCTGCGCTGGCTCCCCATTTTGTGGATCTCTTGGATAGGGTGGGCCCTGAGCTGGGAGAGCCCCTGAGAGTGGTGCTGCGACAGGAGGTGGTGTCCAGACCCGGCAGAGACGAGGCCCTTCGTTGGCACCTGAAGATACTGGCGAAAGTGGCCGATGGGAATGCTCCAAGTGCCACCCTAGGCTTCCTGCGAGCTGCGGCGGCCCACTGCACAGACTGGGGCCTCCAGCAGGCTCTGCTGCGGGTCTGCAGGACCTCGATGCGGGTGGGCGTCCGAGAAGGCCTGACCGACTTGCTGCAGGCACTGGCCAGGCGGCTGGAGGACCCTGATGGACGAGACCACGCCCGGCTCTACTACATCCTCCTGGCCCACCTGGCGGGGCCCAAGCTAGGGGTGGCCCTGGGCCCCTCTCTGGCCGCACCGGCACTGACCTCCTCGCTGGTGGCCGAGAACCAGGGCTTTGCCGCCGTGCTGATGGTGCAGGAGGCCCCGGCCCCAATTCGGCTGCGTGTGGGGCCCCGCAGAGCAGCGGGCCCGGGCCCGGTGCTGCAGCTCCAGGTGGAGGTGCTGGAGCCCGTGTTTTCTCTCGAGCTGCGCTTCCGCGTGCAAGGCCAGCTGTACGCGCCGCTGGACGCGGTCCACGTGCCCTGCCTGCGCCCGGGCCGCCCCTGCCGCCCGCTGCTCCTGCCGCTGCAGCCCCGGCTCCCGGCTCCCACGCAGCTGGGCGTGCGCGCCCTGTACGCCACCCCCGCCGGCCTCACGTGCCACGCCCACCTGCCGCCCGTGCCCGTGAACTTCGAGGAccttttcctgcctttcccccagGTCCCCGAGGACAGGGACAAGCAGGGCTTCTTTGAGGAGCTCTGGGACTCCTGCCTGCCAAAGGGAGCCGAGAGTCGCCTCTGGTGCCCTCTTGGGCCGCAGGGGCTGGAGGCCTTGGTGTCCCGCCACCTGGAGCCCTTTGTGGTGGTGGCCCAGCCCCCCACCAGCTACCATGTAGCCATCCGCCTGCCCCCAGACTCGAGGCTGCTGCTGCGACTGGAGGTGGCCCAGGCGGACGGAGTGCCTGTGGCCCTGCGCACGGACGACTGGGCTGTGCTGCCTTTGGCCGGGGATTACCTCCGTGGGCTCTCAGCCGCTGGCTGA